One Solanum lycopersicum chromosome 2, SLM_r2.1 genomic region harbors:
- the LOC101248642 gene encoding probable pectinesterase/pectinesterase inhibitor 46, protein MDYLNVNNQESVAARKKSIKRITIITISSIVFVGCVVAAIVGITTNKNNENSNTQTTSFSAAIKAVCDITLYPQSCYNSLGPLATSNKLKVEDIYKLSVQVSVDELSRASDKFFNSSEFKNISDPMTIKALESCHDLLSLSLDSLNDSLSIPNKSLLEAFTDLKTTLSAAGTYQQTCIDGFGNITSIAKHNLKNSGEYTSNSLAIIDNIDESLQNSMDSIDSLGRIGRRRRLLMEFDGDFPRWMSSKDRKLLQSSKGEVLNVDVVVANDGTGHFTNIFEALDVVPEKSDKRFVIYVKKGVYVENVRVEKNKWNVVMIGDGMDATIVSGSLNFIDGTPTFQTATFAVFGKGFIARDMGFRNTAGAAKHQAVALMSTADLSVFYRCKFDAYQDTLYTHSNRQFYRECNIYGTVDFIFGNSAVVFQNCNILPKKPMPGQQNTITAQGKIDPNQNTGISIHNCTVWPSANLTGVSTFLGRPWKNYSTTVFMYTTMNSFIDPKGWLPWVGTTAPDTIYYAEYRNFGAGAVTKKRVNWKGLRLNITSKEASKFSVAQLIQGDKWLPSTGVTFKKDI, encoded by the exons ATGGATTATCTTAATGTAAATAATCAAGAAAGTGTAGCTGCtagaaaaaaatcaatcaagagGATCACTATTATTACAATATCCTCTATAGTATTTGTTGGTTGTGTTGTAGCAGCTATTGTTGGAATAACAACtaacaaaaacaatgaaaattcaaACACACAAACCACTTCTTTTTCAGCAGCTATTAAGGCTGTTTGTGACATAACATTGTATCCTCAATCATGTTACAACAGCCTTGGTCCTCTAGCCACATCAAACAAACTTAAAGTTGAAGATATTTACAAGTTATCGGTACAAGTTTCTGTCGATGAATTGTCAAGAGCATCGGATAAGTTCTTCAATTCGTCAGAATTCAAGAACATTTCCGATCCTATGACTATTAAGGCCTTAGAAAGTTGTCATGATCTTCTATCACTTTCTTTGGATAGTTTGAATGACTCACTTTCTATACCAAACAAGTCGTTGCTCGAGGCTTTTACTGACCTCAAGACAACGTTGAGTGCAGCTGGAACTTACCAGCAAACATGTATCGATGGTTTTGGAAATATAACTAGTATTGCTAAACATAACCTTAAGAATTCGGGGGAGTATACGAGTAATAGCTTGGCTATTATTGATAACATTGATGAATCACTTCAGAACTCAATGGACTCCATCGATTCCTTAGGTCGAATTGGAAGAAGACGTCGTCTTTTGATGGAATTTGATGGAGATTTTCCTAGGTGGATGAGTTCAAAAGATAGGAAACTGCTTCAATCTTCAAAAGGGGAAGTTTTGAATGTGGATGTTGTGGTGGCTAATGATGGGACTGGGCATTTTACCAATATTTTTGAGGCTCTTGATGTTGTGCCTGAGAAGAGTGATAAGAGGTTTGTGATATATGTGAAGAAGGGTGTTTATGTTGAGAATGTTAGGGTTGAGAAGAATAAATGGAATGTTGTGATGATTGGTGATGGCATGGATGCAACAATTGTTTCTGGCTCTCTTAACTTTATAGATGGCACTCCCACTTTTCAAACTGCAACTTTTG CTGTGTTTGGCAAGGGATTTATCGCTCGTGACATGGGGTTCCGCAACACAGCAGGTGCAGCAAAGCATCAAGCAGTGGCTCTAATGTCAACTGCTGATCTCTCTGTTTTTTACCGCTGCAAATTTGACGCGTACCAAGACACACTCTACACACACTCCAATCGTCAATTCTACAGAGAATGCAATATCTATGGCACTGTAGACTTCATATTCGGTAACTCGGCAGTTGTTTTCCAGAATTGCAACATACTGCCCAAGAAACCAATGCCAGGCCAACAGAACACCATCACAGCTCAAGGCAAAATCGACCCTAATCAGAACACAGGCATTTCTATTCACAATTGCACTGTTTGGCCCTCAGCTAACCTTACTGGAGTCAGTACCTTCTTGGGTAGGCCATGGAAGAACTATTCCACGACCGTTTTCATGTATACGACAATGAATAGCTTTATTGATCCTAAAGGGTGGTTACCCTGGGTGGGTACTACAGCACCAGACACTATTTACTATGCTGAATATAGAAACTTTGGCGCTGGGGCTGTGACTAAGAAGAGAGTCAACTGGAAGGGATTGAGATTGAATATTACTAGTAAAGAAGCTAGCAAGTTTTCAGTTGCACAATTGATTCAGGGAGACAAATGGCTCCCATCAACTGGAGTCACCTTCAAGAAGGATATCTGA
- the LOC101249784 gene encoding small ribosomal subunit protein uS19 — translation MAEVEADVATGQPRKRTFKKFSYRGVDLDSLLDMSTDELVKLYPARPRRRFQRGLKRKPMALIKKLRKAKREAPPGEKPEVVRTHLRNMIIVPEMIGSVIGIYNGKTFNQIEVKPEMISHYLAEFSISYKPVKHGRPGIGATHSSRFIPLK, via the exons ATG GCGGAAGTTGAAGCTGATGTTGCGACCGGACAGCCAAGGAAGAGAACATTCAAGAAGTTCAGCTACAGAGGAGTAGATCTGGATTCTCTTCTTGACATGTCTACTGATGAGCTTGTTAAGCTTTACCCTGCTCGTCCTCGCAGAAG GTTCCAGAGGGGTTTGAAGAGGAAGCCTATGGCTTTGATCAAGAAGCTGCGCAAGGCG AAACGTGAGGCCCCACCTGGTGAGAAGCCAGAGGTTGTGAGAACACATTTGAGGAACATGATCATTGTTCCTGAGATGATTGGAAGTGTCATTGGAATCTACAATGGAAAAACTTTCAATCAAATTGAGGTCAAGCCTGAGATGATTAGTCACTACTTAGCTGAGTTCTCCATCTCATACAAGCCTGTCAAGCACGGTAGGCCCGGTATTGGTGCTACTCACTCTTCAAGGTTCATTCCATTGAAGTGA
- the LOC101249514 gene encoding transcription termination factor MTERF2, chloroplastic-like — MLQSLYKCQRNLCTKIRTTSLLVQFVSTSCGSNIPTDESTLVDLYHRKTHGLSKENVISEAEPLQLDTAQCSKVSAFVEFFQNHGFSATQTKRLIRLRPKLLVSKVDKTLKPKLKFLQSIGFTEDERNKIICGNPNILMSSVEKQLTPCFDSLKMFMGSEMQAMAAIKRSPQIFNYKFSDGLEQTLQVLHQLGIPDSEASEFISKVPIILTINPKKMSKVGLRLKELGFDVTSSAFRAAFTAMSVLSDSKMEKKLENYRSMGFSDGEIRNIFRLQPTCMFYSEDNIRAIVAFYVNKLHLSLSHLSQRPSFLLRSLKKRVIPRCSVMQVLWSTGVISKVNKLSSILMISEKDFLRKCVTKYEAQVPQLLAAYRGELVFNEYTFHLREIHQISVSKASSSKAT, encoded by the coding sequence atgctTCAATCTCTCTATAAATGTCAAAGAAACTTGTGTACAAAGATCAGGACAACCAGCCTTCTCGTGCAGTTTGTGTCAACTAGCTGTGGCAGCAACATCCCAACTGATGAGAGCACACTCGTTGATTTGTATCACAGAAAGACACATGGTTTATCAAAAGAAAACGTCATTAGTGAAGCAGAACCACTCCAATTAGATACTGCTCAATGTTCAAAAGTTTCAGCTTTTGTTGAGTTCTTCCAAAACCATGGGTTTTCTGCAACCCAAACGAAGAGACTAATTAGACTACGCCCTAAATTACTAGTATCGAAGGTGGACAAAACCCTAAAGCCCAAGTTGAAGTTCTTGCAATCAATTGGCTTTACTGAAGATGAACGCAATAAGATTATCTGTGGTAACCCCAACATACTCATGAGTAGCGTAGAGAAACAACTGACTCCATGCTTTGATTCCCTAAAGATGTTCATGGGTAGTGAAATGCAAGCAATGGCTGCCATCAAACGAAGTCCGCAgatctttaattataaattctcTGATGGTTTGGAGCAGACTCTACAGGTATTGCACCAACTTGGTATTCCTGATTCTGAAGCTTCAGAGTTTATTTCAAAAGTTCCCATTATCTTGACTATAAATCCCAAAAAGATGAGTAAGGTTGGCTTGAGACTTAAGGAATTGGGGTTTGATGTTACTTCTTCAGCATTTAGGGCAGCTTTTACCGCAATGTCTGTACTTAGTGATTCCAAAATGGAAAAGAAACTGGAAAACTACCGAAGTATGGGCTTTTCAGATGGCGAGATCCGCAATATATTCAGATTGCAGCCAACTTGCATGTTTTATTCTGAGGATAATATCAGGGCAATTGTGGCATTCTATGTTAATAAACTCCATTTGAGCCTATCACACTTGTCACAAAGACCATCCTTTCTATTGCGTAGCCTGAAGAAGAGGGTTATTCCCAGGTGTTCTGTCATGCAAGTTTTGTGGTCAACAGGCGTTATTTCAAAAGTTAACAAACTATCCTCAATTCTAATGATTAGTGAAAAGGACTTCTTACGGAAGTGTGTTACTAAATATGAAGCACAAGTTCCTCAACTGCTAGCTGCCTACCGTGGTGAACTTGTGTTCAACGAATACACTTTTCATTTACGTGAAATTCATCAGATTTCAGTGTCAAAGGCATCATCTTCTAAAGCTACGTAG
- the LOC101249230 gene encoding uncharacterized protein produces the protein MAKSMRSKREKRLRAIRRDIVATEPSVLKKEAAKLAAQEAALAAPKLIVKSPFSRTTMDTSASTSNDESKMDVEMADGNQSSKSLKPLGKKMKKKLKIAKKKNHGKGKIRRKNV, from the exons ATGGCGAAATCAATGAGATCAAAGAGGGAAAAGAGGCTGAGAGCTATAAGGAGGGATATAGTTGCTACAGAACCATCTGTTCTTAAGAAAGAAGCTGCTAAATTGGCTGCCCAAGAAGCTGCCCTTGCTGCTCCTAAGCTTATTGTTAAGTCTCCCTTCAGCCGCACCACCATGGATACTTCTGCCTCTACTTCTAACGACGAATCTAAAATGG ATGTGGAGATGGCTGATGGCAATCAAAGTTCAAAATCTCTAAAACCTCTTggaaagaagatgaaaaagaagCTTAAAATAGCTAAGAAGAAGAATCATGGCAAGGGAAAGATCAGGAGGAAGAATGTTTGA
- the LOC101248936 gene encoding protein TRIGALACTOSYLDIACYLGLYCEROL 2, chloroplastic yields the protein MMSGNALVHVSTNSTVFPIIPSRRNVLGDRFLCIKSPIRPKNRTFSVKAMSANTGHSQEQEQQPESSSDQKGPLSVILDVPRNIWKRTMRPLSDFGFGKRSIWEGGVGLFIVSGTVLLALSLAWLRGFQLRSRFRKYLAVLEFEQACGICTGTPVRIRGVSIGNVIRVNPSLRNVEAVVEVEDDKIIIPRNSLVEVNQSGLIMETMIDITPRDPIPIPSAGPLDPDCVKEGLIICDRQKIKGQQGVSLDALVGIFTRLGREAEEIGLANTYALAERALNVIEEARPLLTKIKAMAEDVQPMLADVRDSGLLKEVESLTRSLALTSEDIRRVHSTVMTPENTELIRKSIYTLVFTLKNVESISSDILGFTGDEATRRNLKMLIKSLSRLL from the exons ATGATGTCTGGAAATGCTTTAGTCCATGTATCAACAAATTCTACTGTTTTCCCCATCATACCCAGTAGAAGAAATGTGTTGGGTGATCGTTTTCTGTGTATAAAATCACCAATCAGGCCTAAAAATCGAACCTTTAGTGTGAAAGCAATGTCTGCAAATACGGGTCATAGTCAAGAACAAGAGCAACAACCCGAGTCATCTTCCGACCAGAAAGGTCCACTTTCTGTTATTTTAGATGTTCCCAGGAATATTTGGAAGCGAACTATGCGTCCATTGAGTGATTTTGGGTTTGGTAAAAGGAGCATCTGGGAAGGTGGGGTTGGGTTGTTTATCGTTTCGGGTACTGTGTTGTTGGCACTCAGCTTAGCTTGGTTGAGAGGGTTTCAGCTGCGGTCTAGGTTTAGGAAGTATTTAGCTGTGCTTGAGTTTGAGCAGGCTTGTGGCATCTGCACTGGCACACCTGTTAGAATCAGAGGAGTAAGTATTGGTAATGTGATTCGAGTCAATCCTTCCTTGAGAAATGTTGAAGCTGTTGTTGAG gTTGAAGATGATAAGATCATTATTCCTCGAAACTCGTTAGTTGAGGTGAACCAGTCTGGTCTTATCATGGAAACCATGATTGATATCACACCTCGAGATCCAATCCCAATACCTTCTGCAGGGCCCCTGGATCCGGATTGTGTTAAGGAGGGTCTGATAATTTGCGACAGGCAAAAGATTAAAGGACAACAAGGGGTTAGTCTAGATGCATTGGTTGGAATATTCACACGTCTTGGCCgtgaagcagaagaaattggTTTGGCGAATACCTATGCTTTGGCTGAGAGAGCTCTAAATGTTATTGAGGAGGCGCGACCGCTGCTTACAAAG ATTAAAGCCATGGCTGAGGATGTCCAACCTATGCTAGCTGATGTTCGTGATAGTGGCTTACTGAAGGAAGTTGAGAGTTTAACCCGAAGTCTGGCACTAACATCTGAAGATATAAG GAGAGTGCACTCCACGGTCATGACTCCTGAGAACACCGAATTGATACGGAAGTCTATTTATACGCTGGTCTTCACTTTGAAGAATGTTGAG AGCATTAGCTCCGACATTTTGGGATTCACTGGCGATGAAGCTACTAGGCGCAATTTGAAAATGCTTATCAAATCGCTAAGCAGGCTATTGTAA